The proteins below come from a single Fodinicola acaciae genomic window:
- a CDS encoding LLM class flavin-dependent oxidoreductase — protein sequence MRYGICIPQFVPDGFDPAAFRDYLRRAEELGFESAWTQEQHLGDKPILGAVEVMTYAAACTERIRIGCSVFVTPLHQPVELAKSLSTLDQLSQGRLEVGVGTGGNRRPFGAFGITADGLVARFNEHLRIMRALWREQRVTIDGRFWQLENAMMEPKPVQAGGPPVWFGGSAPAALKRAVQHGDGFFGAGSTTTAKFAEQVKIVREEAAAAGRDDFPIAKRVYIAVDDDTAVAKERMRIALDEIYHGFGLPDLTPVSVFGTPEECVAGLRAVAEAGAERILVNPLFDQREQMERLSADVLPHVS from the coding sequence GTGCGATATGGCATCTGCATCCCCCAGTTCGTGCCGGACGGTTTCGACCCGGCGGCGTTCCGCGATTACCTGAGGCGAGCCGAAGAGCTCGGCTTCGAGAGTGCGTGGACACAGGAGCAGCACCTCGGCGACAAGCCGATCCTCGGCGCGGTCGAGGTGATGACGTACGCGGCGGCCTGCACCGAGCGGATCCGGATCGGCTGCTCGGTCTTCGTGACGCCGCTGCACCAGCCGGTCGAGCTGGCCAAGAGCCTCAGCACGCTCGACCAGCTCAGCCAGGGCCGGTTGGAGGTCGGTGTCGGCACCGGTGGCAATCGGCGCCCGTTCGGCGCTTTCGGCATCACCGCCGACGGTCTGGTGGCCAGGTTCAACGAGCATCTGCGGATCATGCGCGCGCTCTGGCGCGAGCAGCGGGTGACCATCGACGGCCGCTTCTGGCAGCTGGAAAACGCCATGATGGAGCCAAAGCCGGTGCAGGCCGGCGGTCCGCCGGTGTGGTTTGGCGGCAGCGCGCCGGCCGCGCTGAAGCGGGCGGTCCAGCACGGCGACGGGTTTTTCGGCGCCGGCTCCACGACGACCGCGAAGTTCGCCGAGCAGGTGAAGATCGTACGCGAGGAGGCCGCGGCCGCCGGACGCGACGATTTCCCGATCGCCAAACGGGTTTACATCGCCGTCGACGATGACACCGCGGTCGCCAAGGAGCGGATGCGGATCGCGTTGGACGAGATCTATCACGGTTTCGGCCTGCCCGACCTCACGCCGGTGTCGGTCTTCGGCACGCCGGAGGAATGCGTCGCCGGGCTGCGGGCGGTCGCCGAGGCCGGCGCCGAGCGGATCCTGGTCAACCCGCTTTTCGACCAGCGCGAGCAAATGGAGCGGTTGAGCGCCGACGTGCTGCCGCACGTTTCGTAA
- a CDS encoding LLM class flavin-dependent oxidoreductase yields MQIPFSVLDLAPVGAGRTSAQAVRDTIALSREAERLGYHRYWLAEHHSMPGIASSAPAVLIAAVAAATNEIRVGSGGVMLPNHPPLVVAEQFGTLEALHPGRIDLGLGRAPGTDANTARALRRSADPLSADDFPQQLGELLAFFGGDFPDDHPYARILATPSRGNQPAIWLLGSSGYSAQVAGILGLPFAFAHHFSAQNTLPALALYRQHFRASEVLTEPYALVAASVMAADTDEHARWLAAPLALAIMSLRRGKPITYPTPEEAAAYPYTAEDRAFIDHLTGNYIVGGPETVRAGVDELLAATNANELMVTTNLPTLADRVRSLEIVAAVRDKAAVA; encoded by the coding sequence GTGCAGATTCCGTTCTCCGTGCTCGACCTGGCGCCGGTCGGCGCCGGCCGTACGTCCGCGCAGGCCGTCCGCGACACGATCGCGCTGTCCCGCGAGGCCGAGCGGCTCGGCTATCACCGCTACTGGCTGGCCGAGCACCACTCGATGCCCGGCATTGCCAGCTCCGCGCCGGCCGTCCTCATCGCCGCCGTCGCGGCCGCCACCAACGAGATCCGCGTCGGATCCGGCGGCGTCATGCTGCCCAACCATCCGCCGCTGGTGGTGGCCGAGCAGTTCGGCACGCTCGAAGCCCTGCATCCCGGCCGCATCGACCTCGGCCTTGGCCGCGCACCTGGTACGGACGCCAACACCGCCCGCGCTCTGCGCCGCTCCGCCGATCCCCTGTCGGCCGACGACTTTCCGCAACAGCTCGGCGAACTGCTGGCCTTCTTCGGCGGCGACTTCCCCGACGACCATCCGTACGCGCGGATCCTGGCGACGCCGAGCCGCGGCAACCAGCCGGCGATCTGGCTGCTCGGCTCCAGCGGCTACAGCGCGCAGGTGGCCGGCATCCTCGGCCTGCCGTTTGCCTTCGCGCACCATTTCAGCGCGCAGAACACGCTGCCGGCGCTCGCCCTCTATCGCCAGCACTTCCGAGCCTCCGAGGTGCTGACCGAGCCGTACGCGCTGGTCGCCGCCTCGGTGATGGCGGCCGACACCGACGAGCACGCGCGCTGGCTCGCGGCGCCGCTCGCGCTGGCGATCATGTCGCTGCGGCGCGGCAAGCCGATCACCTATCCGACGCCGGAGGAAGCCGCGGCCTATCCATACACGGCGGAGGACCGCGCGTTCATCGACCACCTGACCGGCAACTACATCGTCGGCGGGCCGGAGACCGTGCGCGCAGGCGTCGACGAGCTTTTGGCCGCCACCAACGCAAACGAGCTGATGGTGACGACCAACCTGCCGACCCTGGCCGACCGCGTGCGGTCGCTGGAGATCGTCGCGGCCGTACGCGACAAGGCGGCCGTGGCGTAG
- a CDS encoding sensor histidine kinase has product MTDSDYEKIDGKLSPWGLLPWGVMIAGSASDVWHGRVPWPAGFLVAAFVLTYAGSLWFGLRDRPHRWRGRISLAAMVLLTLPMIVVFGTNNGYTVLAMLSIALGSALPWRQSYACIFALAIVAVTVSFIRTPGDSLALGYTTLISGAIVTTIRRFLTAIAELRAAREELAQVAVEKERLRFARDLHDLLGQTLSLIVIKAELAGRLGRDDPRGEQQVADIEQIGRDALREVREAVSGYRESGLAEELARCGRALRDAGIEPVVVQEGDNLPPAAAALFTWAVRESVTNVIRHSGATTCEITVRADERAATLTVADDGRGSSGTAGNGLKGLAERVDLANGTLRTCRNASLPAPDASNEALRGFVVEVEVPIGEEVGKGWLSGKIAALRRVAT; this is encoded by the coding sequence ATGACCGACTCGGACTACGAGAAGATCGACGGCAAGCTGTCGCCGTGGGGACTGCTGCCGTGGGGTGTCATGATCGCCGGCTCGGCGAGCGACGTGTGGCACGGTCGCGTGCCGTGGCCGGCCGGCTTCCTGGTGGCCGCCTTCGTCCTCACGTACGCCGGCAGCCTCTGGTTTGGCCTGCGCGACCGGCCACATCGCTGGCGCGGCCGGATCTCGCTGGCCGCGATGGTCCTGCTTACCCTGCCGATGATCGTGGTTTTCGGTACGAACAACGGATATACGGTGCTCGCGATGCTGTCGATCGCACTCGGCTCGGCGTTGCCGTGGCGGCAGTCGTACGCGTGCATCTTCGCGCTGGCCATCGTCGCGGTCACGGTCTCCTTCATCCGTACGCCCGGCGACAGCCTGGCGCTCGGCTACACGACGCTGATCTCCGGCGCCATCGTCACGACCATCCGCCGTTTCCTGACCGCGATCGCCGAGCTGCGCGCAGCGCGCGAGGAGCTGGCGCAGGTGGCGGTGGAGAAGGAGCGGCTGCGGTTCGCGCGTGACCTGCACGACCTGCTCGGCCAGACGCTGTCACTGATCGTCATCAAGGCGGAGCTGGCCGGCCGGCTCGGTCGCGACGATCCGCGCGGCGAGCAGCAGGTCGCCGACATCGAACAGATCGGCCGCGACGCGTTGCGCGAGGTGCGCGAGGCGGTCAGCGGCTATCGCGAGAGCGGCCTCGCCGAGGAGCTGGCGCGCTGCGGCCGCGCGCTGCGCGACGCCGGCATCGAGCCTGTCGTCGTGCAGGAAGGCGACAACCTGCCGCCTGCTGCCGCAGCGCTGTTCACCTGGGCCGTACGCGAGTCGGTGACCAACGTCATCCGCCACTCCGGTGCCACGACCTGCGAGATCACCGTACGCGCCGACGAGCGTGCCGCCACGCTGACCGTCGCCGACGACGGCCGCGGCTCGAGCGGCACCGCCGGCAACGGCCTCAAGGGGCTCGCCGAGCGCGTCGACCTCGCCAACGGGACCCTACGTACCTGCCGCAACGCCTCGCTACCGGCACCAGACGCCAGTAACGAGGCGTTGCGGGGTTTCGTCGTGGAAGTGGAGGTGCCGATCGGTGAGGAGGTCGGCAAGGGGTGGCTGAGCGGGAAGATCGCGGCGCTGCGGCGGGTTGCAACCTGA
- a CDS encoding MBL fold metallo-hydrolase: MKLTILGGDGAWPSYGGACSGYLVEHAGFRLLIDPGYGVAARVGAAIDAVYVTHGHPDHCADLNPLLRRIDATEEKPIDVYAPAHALDQVLALDRPGWLESTYDLHEFTPGEAYAIGPFRATTVDLPHFLANAGIRLSAGGETIAYTGDTGPSDRLRELADGVDILLHEASYARTTDSEFLSTARVAGQTAAAAQAKNLILTHLFPTTDREEAMRAATSAYDGPVTIARPS; the protein is encoded by the coding sequence GTGAAGCTGACCATCCTCGGCGGCGACGGTGCCTGGCCGTCGTACGGCGGAGCCTGCAGCGGTTATCTCGTCGAACACGCGGGATTCCGCCTCTTGATCGACCCCGGATACGGTGTGGCGGCGCGTGTCGGAGCGGCGATCGATGCCGTCTACGTCACGCACGGACATCCGGACCACTGCGCCGACCTCAACCCGCTGCTGCGCAGAATCGACGCGACAGAAGAAAAACCGATCGACGTCTACGCGCCGGCACACGCGCTCGACCAGGTGCTGGCGCTCGACCGTCCCGGCTGGCTGGAGAGCACGTACGACCTGCACGAGTTCACGCCGGGCGAGGCGTACGCGATCGGACCGTTCCGGGCGACGACCGTCGACCTGCCGCATTTCCTTGCCAACGCTGGCATCCGGCTGTCCGCCGGCGGAGAAACCATTGCCTACACCGGCGACACCGGTCCGAGCGACCGGCTGCGTGAGCTGGCCGACGGCGTCGACATCCTGCTGCACGAGGCCTCGTACGCACGGACCACCGACTCGGAATTCCTTTCCACAGCCCGCGTCGCTGGCCAGACAGCGGCAGCGGCACAGGCGAAAAACCTGATCCTGACGCATCTTTTCCCGACCACCGACCGAGAAGAGGCCATGCGAGCCGCGACATCCGCCTACGACGGACCGGTCACGATCGCGCGACCGTCATGA
- a CDS encoding zinc-dependent alcohol dehydrogenase family protein yields MRAVVYRGFQQPPAVEEVADPAPPPDGVVVRVEATGLCRSDWHGWQGHDDDIVAFPHIPGHEFAGVVAAVGGEVSGWREGDRVTAPFVYACGHCPECAVGEQQVCRAQVQPGFGLLGSFADYVVVANAATNLVRLPDTVDTTTGAALGCRFATAYRAIVAQGRAAAGEWAAIFGCGGVGLSAVMIAAASGLQVVAVDVSPAALELARSFGATTGILASDTIVTDVVEATRGGAHLTVDALGSAAVCATAISTLRRRGRHVQVGLLPDGANLPMSRVVAYELSITGSHGMAAHAYDPMLTLVATGRLRPDLLITRTVSLDEAPRALVGMSEGSPTGVTMIAPGGTAG; encoded by the coding sequence ATGCGCGCCGTCGTGTACCGGGGATTCCAGCAGCCGCCAGCCGTCGAGGAGGTCGCCGATCCGGCGCCGCCACCGGACGGCGTGGTCGTACGCGTCGAGGCCACCGGTTTGTGCCGCAGCGACTGGCACGGCTGGCAGGGGCACGACGACGACATCGTGGCTTTTCCGCACATTCCTGGACACGAGTTCGCCGGCGTCGTCGCGGCGGTCGGTGGTGAGGTGTCCGGTTGGCGCGAAGGCGACCGGGTGACCGCGCCGTTTGTCTATGCGTGCGGCCATTGCCCGGAGTGCGCAGTCGGCGAACAGCAGGTGTGCCGGGCGCAGGTGCAGCCTGGTTTCGGCCTGCTCGGCTCGTTTGCCGACTACGTCGTGGTTGCCAATGCGGCGACGAATCTCGTGCGGCTGCCTGACACGGTCGACACCACCACCGGCGCCGCTCTCGGCTGCCGCTTCGCGACCGCCTACCGAGCCATCGTCGCCCAGGGCCGCGCGGCCGCCGGCGAGTGGGCCGCGATCTTCGGCTGCGGCGGCGTCGGCCTGTCCGCCGTCATGATCGCCGCCGCCAGCGGCCTGCAGGTCGTCGCCGTCGACGTATCGCCCGCGGCCTTGGAACTGGCACGATCTTTCGGTGCCACGACTGGCATCCTAGCCTCCGACACCATCGTCACCGATGTCGTCGAGGCGACCCGCGGCGGCGCGCACCTGACCGTCGACGCACTCGGCTCAGCCGCCGTCTGCGCCACCGCGATCTCCACCCTCCGCCGCCGCGGCCGCCACGTACAGGTCGGTCTCCTGCCCGACGGCGCAAACCTGCCCATGTCCCGAGTCGTCGCGTACGAACTCTCCATCACCGGCAGCCACGGCATGGCCGCGCACGCGTACGACCCCATGCTCACCCTCGTAGCCACCGGCCGACTCCGCCCCGACCTCCTGATCACGCGTACGGTTTCGCTGGACGAGGCGCCTCGGGCGCTGGTTGGGATGTCTGAGGGGAGTCCGACCGGGGTGACCATGATCGCTCCGGGGGGTACAGCTGGGTGA
- the pgm gene encoding phosphoglucomutase (alpha-D-glucose-1,6-bisphosphate-dependent) → MSTDARAGQPAQARDLIDVAAVVTAYYTEHPDPSVPAQRVSFGTSGHRGSSLNVAFNEDHIAATSQAIVDYRDGQGITGPLFLGRDTHALSEPAFWTALEVFAANDVTVAIDAAGRYTPTPAVSHAILRHNQSGGAQADGVVVTPSHNPPADGGFKYNPPDGGPAGSAITGWIGKRANDYLARGLDGVRRVTAASARSARTTQKYDFLSSYVDDLPSVVDIDAIRRAGVRIGADPLGGASVDYWAAIAERHRLELTVVNPLVDPTWRFMTLDWDGKIRMDCSSAYAMASLIQRRADFDLATGNDADADRHGIVTPDAGLLNPNHYLAVAIDYLFRHRAGWPAAAAVGKTLVSSSIIDRVADDLGRKLVEVPVGFKWFVPGLLDASVGFGGEESAGASFLRMDGSVWTTDKDGIILDLLAAEILATTNADPGEHYRQLTEKFGAPSYARIDAPATPDQKAALSKLSADQVTATELAGDEITATLTNAPGNGEAIGGLKVVTKSGWFAARPSGTEDVYKIYAESFRGEEHLRALQAEARELVSSVIS, encoded by the coding sequence ATGTCGACAGACGCGCGTGCCGGTCAGCCGGCGCAGGCCCGGGACCTGATCGACGTCGCCGCCGTCGTCACCGCGTACTACACCGAGCATCCCGATCCGTCCGTGCCGGCGCAGCGGGTTTCCTTTGGTACGTCCGGACATCGCGGCTCCTCGCTGAATGTGGCGTTCAACGAGGACCACATCGCGGCGACCAGCCAGGCGATCGTCGACTATCGCGATGGTCAGGGCATCACCGGTCCGCTGTTTCTCGGCCGTGACACGCACGCGCTGTCCGAGCCGGCTTTCTGGACGGCGCTTGAGGTTTTCGCCGCCAACGACGTGACGGTCGCGATCGATGCCGCCGGCCGCTACACGCCGACACCGGCCGTCTCGCACGCGATTCTGCGGCACAACCAAAGCGGCGGCGCGCAGGCCGACGGTGTTGTCGTGACGCCGTCACACAACCCGCCGGCCGATGGCGGGTTCAAATACAACCCGCCGGACGGCGGCCCGGCCGGCAGCGCGATCACCGGCTGGATTGGCAAGCGCGCCAACGACTATCTGGCCAGGGGGTTGGACGGCGTACGCCGCGTCACCGCCGCCTCGGCGCGGTCCGCACGTACGACCCAGAAATACGACTTCCTGTCGTCCTATGTGGACGATCTGCCGTCGGTCGTCGACATCGACGCGATCCGCCGCGCCGGCGTACGCATCGGCGCGGACCCGCTCGGTGGCGCGTCGGTCGATTATTGGGCTGCCATCGCCGAAAGACACCGGTTGGAACTGACCGTCGTCAATCCGCTGGTGGACCCGACCTGGCGGTTCATGACACTGGACTGGGACGGCAAAATCCGGATGGACTGCTCGTCCGCGTACGCCATGGCGTCGCTGATCCAGCGGCGAGCCGATTTCGACCTGGCGACCGGAAACGACGCGGACGCCGACCGGCACGGTATCGTCACCCCGGACGCCGGCCTGCTCAACCCCAACCATTATCTCGCCGTCGCGATCGACTACCTTTTCCGTCACCGCGCGGGATGGCCGGCAGCCGCCGCCGTCGGCAAGACGCTGGTCTCCTCCAGCATCATCGACCGGGTCGCCGACGACCTCGGCCGTAAACTGGTCGAGGTGCCGGTCGGGTTCAAGTGGTTTGTGCCTGGCCTGCTCGACGCGTCCGTCGGTTTCGGCGGCGAGGAAAGCGCCGGCGCTTCTTTCCTGCGGATGGACGGAAGTGTCTGGACCACCGACAAGGATGGCATCATCCTCGACCTGCTCGCCGCCGAAATCCTCGCCACGACCAACGCCGACCCCGGCGAACATTACCGGCAGCTCACCGAAAAATTCGGCGCGCCCTCGTACGCTCGGATCGACGCACCGGCGACACCCGACCAAAAGGCGGCTCTGTCGAAGCTGTCCGCCGACCAGGTCACCGCAACCGAACTGGCCGGCGACGAGATCACCGCGACGCTGACGAATGCGCCCGGAAATGGTGAGGCGATCGGTGGTCTGAAAGTCGTGACGAAGTCCGGGTGGTTTGCGGCTCGCCCCTCGGGGACTGAGGATGTTTACAAGATTTACGCGGAAAGTTTTCGGGGTGAGGAGCATTTGAGGGCACTGCAGGCGGAGGCTCGGGAGCTTGTGTCGTCAGTGATTTCCTGA
- a CDS encoding aminotransferase class V-fold PLP-dependent enzyme, producing the protein MTAVLTNRIAALLPVVGGDLPAPLVTGECRTYANLDYAASAPALDGVASHVAELLPFYASVHRGAGYASQVSTGVYESARAIVANACGARDDDVVVFTRNTTDAFNLLAGCVPAGAGDVLVLDLEHHANLLPWRDQRYRCLPVASTLEQTLKDLEAALRAAPAALVTVTGASNVTGELLPLGTIAAIVHRYGARLAVDGAQLVPHRQVDLAATGIDYLAFSGHKLYAPYGAGALVGRRDWLDTGRPYLAGGGAVRNVTLTDTAWAAAPARHEGGTPNVLGAAALARACQLLANLPEGAQETHEAELRSRLLDGLRRLHGVRVHRIFPDSPGAIGVVTFSLPGHDPGLVAAYLSAEHGIGVRDGKFCAHPLLARLGLADGAIRASVGVGSSSDDVDRLVEALDAFLRDGPQWTYAQVDGRWSPTPDPRPRPDWSLGSTAGASPCANA; encoded by the coding sequence ATGACCGCCGTGCTGACCAACCGCATCGCCGCTCTGTTGCCAGTGGTCGGTGGTGACCTGCCGGCGCCGCTGGTGACGGGGGAGTGTCGCACGTACGCCAACCTCGACTACGCCGCGAGCGCACCGGCGCTGGACGGCGTGGCGAGCCACGTCGCCGAGCTGCTGCCGTTCTACGCGAGCGTGCACCGCGGCGCCGGTTACGCGTCGCAGGTCAGCACTGGCGTGTATGAATCGGCGCGTGCGATCGTCGCCAACGCCTGCGGCGCGCGCGACGACGACGTCGTGGTGTTCACGCGCAACACCACCGACGCCTTCAACCTGCTGGCGGGCTGCGTGCCAGCCGGGGCCGGCGACGTGCTCGTACTCGACCTCGAACACCACGCCAACCTGCTGCCGTGGCGCGACCAGCGTTATCGCTGCCTGCCGGTTGCCTCGACGCTCGAGCAGACCCTGAAAGACCTCGAAGCAGCGTTGCGGGCGGCACCGGCCGCGTTGGTCACGGTCACGGGCGCCTCCAACGTCACTGGTGAGCTCCTGCCGCTCGGGACGATCGCCGCGATCGTCCATCGGTACGGCGCGCGGCTGGCCGTCGATGGTGCGCAGCTGGTGCCGCACCGCCAGGTCGACCTGGCCGCCACCGGCATCGACTACCTGGCGTTTTCCGGCCACAAGCTGTACGCGCCGTACGGTGCCGGCGCGCTGGTCGGCCGCCGCGACTGGCTGGACACCGGCCGCCCCTACCTGGCCGGTGGCGGCGCGGTGCGCAACGTCACGCTGACCGACACCGCGTGGGCCGCCGCCCCGGCGCGGCACGAGGGTGGCACGCCAAACGTGCTGGGGGCCGCCGCGCTGGCGCGAGCCTGCCAGCTGCTCGCCAACCTGCCAGAGGGCGCGCAGGAGACACACGAGGCAGAGCTGCGGTCGCGGCTGCTCGACGGCCTTCGGCGGCTCCACGGCGTACGTGTCCACCGAATCTTTCCGGACAGTCCCGGCGCGATCGGCGTGGTGACCTTCAGCCTGCCGGGTCACGATCCCGGCCTGGTCGCCGCGTATCTGTCCGCCGAGCACGGCATCGGCGTACGCGACGGCAAGTTCTGCGCGCATCCTCTGCTGGCGCGGCTCGGCCTGGCCGATGGTGCCATCCGCGCGAGCGTCGGCGTCGGCTCGTCGTCGGACGATGTCGACCGGCTGGTCGAGGCACTGGATGCCTTCCTGCGCGACGGTCCACAGTGGACGTACGCGCAGGTCGACGGCCGCTGGTCGCCGACTCCGGACCCGCGGCCGCGGCCGGACTGGTCGCTCGGCTCGACCGCCGGCGCCTCGCCGTGCGCGAACGCCTGA
- a CDS encoding NAD(P)/FAD-dependent oxidoreductase produces the protein MNRIAVVGTSLAGLRAAQALREAGFDGTVTMIGAEPHRPYDRPPLSKEFLVGKAEADGIALATSAELDALAAQWWLGTPAARLSSGAVILSDDTEIAADGVVIATGAYPRRLPGLDGPIAGVHTLRTLDDAIALRQELRQGPENVVVVGAGFIGSEVAASSRSLGLKVTVVESLADPLAPLLGAEVARLCASLHSDNGVDVHYGIGVTGVSTVDDRVAAVILADGRELPADVVVVGIGVRPAVEWLSDSALDTENGVRTDAGGVTSLPTVVAAGDVARAWSPAHGAYVRHEHWTNANDQPAVAARNLLAGHTVEEYQPSGYFWSKQYDAWIQYAGHPAAGDELRVIDGSLDERRFVATYHRDGAMTGAVAINSPKIFTRTRKRLRASAS, from the coding sequence GTGAACAGGATCGCGGTGGTCGGCACGTCGTTGGCCGGGTTGCGGGCCGCGCAGGCGTTGCGCGAGGCCGGATTCGACGGCACGGTCACGATGATCGGCGCCGAGCCGCACCGGCCATACGACCGGCCGCCGCTGTCCAAGGAGTTTCTGGTCGGCAAGGCCGAAGCCGACGGCATCGCGCTGGCCACATCCGCCGAGCTGGACGCGTTGGCGGCCCAGTGGTGGCTCGGCACGCCGGCCGCGCGACTGTCCTCCGGAGCGGTGATTCTGTCTGACGACACCGAAATCGCCGCCGACGGCGTGGTGATCGCGACCGGTGCGTACCCGCGCCGGCTGCCGGGTCTGGACGGTCCGATCGCCGGCGTCCACACCCTCCGAACACTGGACGACGCGATCGCGCTGCGGCAAGAACTGCGGCAGGGACCGGAAAACGTGGTCGTCGTCGGCGCCGGCTTCATCGGCTCGGAGGTCGCGGCCAGCAGCCGCTCGCTCGGCCTGAAGGTCACCGTCGTGGAGTCGCTGGCGGATCCGTTGGCTCCGCTGCTTGGCGCGGAAGTGGCCCGACTTTGCGCGTCTCTGCACAGTGACAACGGCGTGGACGTGCATTACGGCATCGGCGTGACCGGAGTGTCCACTGTGGACGACCGGGTCGCCGCGGTCATCCTGGCCGACGGCCGCGAGCTGCCGGCCGACGTCGTCGTTGTCGGCATCGGCGTACGGCCGGCGGTCGAGTGGCTGAGCGATTCGGCTCTGGACACCGAAAACGGTGTGCGTACGGACGCAGGCGGCGTCACCAGCCTGCCAACCGTGGTGGCCGCCGGCGACGTCGCGCGAGCCTGGTCGCCGGCACACGGCGCGTACGTGCGGCACGAGCACTGGACAAACGCCAACGACCAGCCGGCGGTGGCGGCGCGCAACCTGCTCGCCGGGCACACCGTCGAGGAATACCAGCCGAGCGGCTATTTCTGGTCGAAGCAGTATGACGCGTGGATCCAGTACGCGGGACATCCGGCCGCCGGCGACGAGCTGCGGGTGATCGACGGATCGCTCGACGAACGCAGGTTTGTCGCGACATACCACCGAGACGGCGCGATGACCGGCGCGGTCGCCATCAACAGTCCGAAAATCTTCACACGTACGCGCAAACGGCTGCGCGCTAGCGCATCCTGA
- a CDS encoding bifunctional 3-phenylpropionate/cinnamic acid dioxygenase ferredoxin subunit: MIRACALADLPPGESVRIPGPGPIAVFNADGDLYAIDDTCTHQEASLSDGWLEGCLVECPLHEACFDLRTGLPTGPPAKRPVRTYSVLVSDGEVYVNLETVEVA; this comes from the coding sequence ATGATCCGCGCCTGTGCGCTCGCCGACCTGCCACCCGGTGAGTCGGTCCGGATCCCCGGTCCGGGGCCGATCGCCGTCTTCAACGCCGACGGTGACCTCTATGCCATCGACGACACCTGTACGCACCAGGAGGCGTCGCTGTCCGACGGCTGGCTGGAAGGCTGCCTGGTCGAATGCCCGCTGCACGAGGCGTGCTTCGACCTGCGCACCGGCCTGCCGACCGGGCCACCGGCAAAACGGCCGGTCCGGACGTATTCTGTGCTGGTCAGCGATGGCGAGGTGTATGTAAACCTGGAAACAGTAGAGGTGGCGTGA
- a CDS encoding IclR family transcriptional regulator, producing MVNTGSERQPAALVQSVDRAVTVLEMVAKHGEAGITEIAAELGVHKSTISRLLSVLESRGLVEQLGERGKYAIGFGIVRLAGAATGRLDLVRLGQSSCQDLADRLGETVNIAILDQDCAMNITQAHGSAVVTAQNWIGQRTPLHATSSGKVLLAHQSPERRRRLLRRRLEEYTPRTITDLDQLKQELDRVSADGYATCFEELELGMHAVAAPILGVGGEIVAALSASGPAYRLPRRRIRQVAEDLAEVASQLSEQLGFLG from the coding sequence ATGGTCAACACGGGGTCAGAGCGACAACCGGCCGCCTTGGTGCAGTCGGTCGATCGCGCCGTCACCGTGCTGGAAATGGTGGCAAAACACGGTGAAGCCGGCATCACCGAGATCGCCGCCGAGCTCGGCGTCCACAAGTCGACGATCTCCCGGCTGCTGTCCGTGCTGGAGAGCCGCGGGCTGGTCGAACAGCTTGGTGAGCGGGGAAAATACGCGATCGGTTTCGGGATCGTACGGCTCGCCGGAGCCGCCACCGGCCGGCTCGACCTGGTCCGGCTCGGCCAGTCCAGCTGCCAGGATCTGGCCGACCGGCTCGGCGAGACGGTGAACATCGCGATCCTCGACCAGGATTGCGCGATGAACATCACCCAGGCGCACGGCTCGGCCGTGGTGACCGCGCAGAACTGGATCGGCCAGCGTACGCCGTTGCACGCCACCTCGAGCGGAAAAGTCCTGCTGGCGCACCAGTCTCCGGAGCGCCGTCGCCGGTTGTTGCGGCGCCGCCTGGAGGAATACACGCCGCGTACGATCACCGACCTCGACCAGCTGAAACAGGAGCTCGACCGGGTCAGCGCCGACGGCTACGCGACCTGTTTCGAGGAGCTGGAGCTCGGCATGCACGCGGTCGCCGCGCCGATTCTCGGTGTCGGTGGCGAGATCGTCGCCGCGCTCAGCGCGTCCGGTCCGGCATACCGACTGCCGCGCCGCCGCATTCGGCAGGTCGCCGAGGACCTCGCCGAGGTTGCCAGCCAACTGTCCGAACAACTCGGATTCCTTGGTTAG